The genomic DNA GTTTCACGAAATAAGCTGGAAGCCAAGAGTGCTTACTTATAAAGAAATGGAGCGTATTTTAACAAAGCTCCATGGACAGAGCTATATTGATCATATGGAAAAATTCAAGCAAAACAAATTAACTGATGAACAATTAGATGTGAGAATGTTTGCTGCTGCGGTTGTTGAGGAAGCTTGGAAATGGATGGAGGATAAAAGCCCTGCAATTATTTTGTTTTACTCCTCTCTTTATTCTCCAAGAGTCGAAGTTACAGGAGAAAAAAGCGAACGTGAAAAAAATGTACTTCAAGCACTTGATCATGCTGTTGCTGAAGTCCAGCCTCATTATCCTTATTCAATTGTAACTCGGAACTTTTTTCCGTATATTTCAGATATGAGTTTTGTCTCGTTAAGTGATGATGAAAAGGAAATTCAAGCAGCATGTGATAACAATCCGAGCTGGGGAACAAAGCATTATATAGATTATCAACATATTCGCGATTTGAATATTCCAGTCATTAACATTGGACCATATGGCTATGACGCGCATAAAAAATATGAACGCGTAGAACTAGAGTATTCATTTAATATTGTTCCTAATTTAACTTTTCAAGTGATTAAGCAGTTATTGGCATCTGGGCAAAAATAACGTCGTATTCAAAGTACTCGTACACCGTTGTAAACTAACGCTTTCTCCCAGTGCCAGGCGTTTTGTCAACTAGTCTGAGGAAATCGTGACTAAAAAAAGAGTTGGCTTCGGTAATGACCCCCCGAAAGTTAGATTTATCACTCTAACTTTCGGGAGGTCACCACCTTCCAACTCTTTTCTAGTCACGGCTTAATATTCCAAAAATACGCAAAATACTAATAAATAAATTAATAAAATCAAGATATAAATTTAATGCCATTAATGGAACTTCTTCTGCAGTAACACCGTAATGTTTCATTCGATTGAAGTCAAAGAGAATATACCCGCTAAATACAAGTACACCGATAAAGGAAAAGGCTAGCATTCCGGTAGAACTTAGCGGCCAAATGAGATTAAAAATAGAAATAGCAATAAGTGCAAGCAGGGCTGCGAACAACATTCCTCCAAGGAAAGAGAGATCGCGCTTCGTTTTACTAGCATATAGTGCTAAGCCAGTAAAGACAGTAGTAGTTGTTCCTAATGCCATTAAGACGACATTTCCGCCGACAGTAGACATGTAATGAGCTACGATCGGATATGTAGTGATTCCAGAAATAAATGTGAAAATAAAAAGGAACTGATATGAGATCGCTTTTTTTCTTCGTAACATGAAAGCGACAATTAACATCCCTACTTCAATTATTGCAAGGGGGATAAATAAAGCAGGCGGAACAAACACACCAGCCATCATCCCAAGTAGAGCGAATGCTAAAGATAAAGCAAATGTTCGCAAAACTGACGGGAAATGTTCATTTACAGTTTGTGTATACAATATAGTCACCTCGTAAAATTGTAATAATTCAAAAACATTATACTAGTATGTGGCAAAATAGTAAATTATTTTTCTTTTAATAAATCGCGAATTTCTGTAAGCAGCTTTTCTTTTGAATCGACTTCAGATATTTCAGCTTTTTTCTCTTCCTGCTTTTTAAATCGATTAACGAAACGAATAAATATAAAAATTGAAAAAGCAATAATTAAAAAGTCAACGATCGATTGGATGAAAGAGCCGTACATAATCTTCGTATCATTAAAGGTGAATGAAAGATTTTTGAAATGAATGCCGCCTAATAATAAGCCGAATAAAGGCATAATGACATCATCTACTAACGAAGAAACAATTTTTCCGAATGCTGCTCCAATAATAACACCGACAGCTAAATCTAGTACATTTCCACGCATCGCAAAATTTTTAAAATCATTCCACATGATCGTCTCTCCTTTCTTATTTTTTTGTATGATCGTCTTACAGAAATGAGTTCACATGATCTTAAAGGATAAACCACATTATACTATTTATTCGGTTAAAAAGTCGCGATTGTAATAAAATTTTTACATAAACAATAGAATAATCATCTCATTTCCGATGTTAATTTTTGATTTTCTGCTTCTTAAAAAGCCATTTATAGTTTATAGAAAACACTCTTTTCTTTCATTGATTTGAGTGATTTTTGTGGGGATGTGCACATTCTTTGTTTTAAGTTGTGTCATGATGTATAAATGTTAAAGGTGATAGATATTTTGTATTTTCAACTGATTACTAGTTTTTTAGTTATGAATCTTTCTGTTCGATTAGGCACAGCTTTAAGGTTGTAGTAAAATCAACTTTAACAGGAAGATATGGTTGAAGGAGAGAAAGAGATGGATCATGGTTCGAACTCAAAGGATATCCGTTTTAAAATAGCACATAGGGAAGCTTTAATCGGTGTAGTGCTCGTTGTCATAAACTTTATATGGTGGTTTGGATTTGCTTATTATCTAGGTTCTGCACCAGTTGAAAAATATCAATATGTTTTTGGATTACCAGCTTGGTTTTTTTATAGCTGTGTCGTTGGCTTTATTGTGATGGTCTTTATGATTATTTTGGTTGTAAAATTGTTATTTAAGGAAGTTCCGTTTGAGGATGGGGAAGGGGAAAGAACAGAATGAATTGGGCGGTCATTTCTCCGTTAATTATTTTTTTGCTTATTATTTTCATCGTTGGATTTTGGGGAAGTTTATACGTGAAAAAGTCAGACTCGTTTCTCCAAGAGTATTTTTTAGGCAGCAGGGAGCTGGGCGGCTTTATTTTGGCGATGACAATGACTGCTACCTATGGAAGTGCGAGCAGTTTTATTGGCGGTCCAGGTGTCGCATATACTCAAGGTCTCGGCTGGGTGCTTTTGGCGATGGCACAGGTGGCAACAGGGTATTTCGTCTTAATGGTGCTTGGAAAAAAATTTGCTATTATGGCAAGGAGATATCGCGCTATTACGTTAATTGATTATTTAAAAGAGCGTTATCAAAGTACAGCGGTTGTATTATTTTCAGCAGTGAGTATGATTATTTTTTTGTTTTCGGCAATGGCGGCCCAATGGGTTGGAGGAGCAAGATTAATAGAGTCATTAACCGGCCTTTCTTATACCGCAGCGTTATTTATTTTTGCACTATCCGTTCTTGTCTATGTCATTATCGGCGGCTTCAGGGCAGTGGCGTTAACTGATGCAGTTCAAGGGATCGTAATGTTTGGCGGAACATTGATTTTACTAGTTGCGACAATTATTGCTGGAGGCGGAATTGCTAATATGATTGCAGATTTAAAAGCCGAAAATCCGAATTTAATTTCCCCTTATGGTTTTGATGGCGGATTAACGCCATTATATGTTTCCTCCTTTTGGATACTAATTGGGGTAGGGGTAGTCGGCTTACCTCAAGTAACCGTTAGAGCTATGTCTTATAAAAATGCAAAAGCAATGCACCGAGCTATTATTATTGGTACGATTGTCGTTGGTTTCATTATGCTCGGAATGCATTTAATCGGTGTATTTGCGAGGGCCATTATCCCGGGAATTGAAATTGGTGATAAGGTCATGCCGTTAATTGTAATGGAAGTATTGCCGCCCTGGCTTGCTGGAGTCGTCTTAGCAGCGCCAATGGCAGCGATTATGTCGACAGTTGATTCGTTGTTACTTTTAGTCAGCTCGGCGATTGTAAAAGATGTGTACTTAAATTATATAAAACCGAATGCTCCTCCGAAACAAGTGAAGAATATGAGTTTATTTGTTACGACTGCTTTAGGTGTTCTCGTCTTTCTAATGGCGTTAAATCCGCCAGATTTAATTATTTGGTTAAATTTATTCTCATTTGGCGGGTTGGAAGCGGCGTTTATTTGGCCTATTATTTTTGGGCTTTATTGGAAGACGGGGAATAAATACGGAGCCTTAGCTTCGATGATTGTCGGGGTAGGTTCATATATTATCATTGATCGATTTTATCCAAATCCGTTTGGCATGCATACTGTTGTTTTACCGATCTTATTCTCGTTTATCTCGTATATTGCGTTCAGCTTTTTATGTAAACAAAGATTTTC from Bacillus aquiflavi includes the following:
- a CDS encoding Bax inhibitor-1/YccA family protein, coding for MYTQTVNEHFPSVLRTFALSLAFALLGMMAGVFVPPALFIPLAIIEVGMLIVAFMLRRKKAISYQFLFIFTFISGITTYPIVAHYMSTVGGNVVLMALGTTTTVFTGLALYASKTKRDLSFLGGMLFAALLALIAISIFNLIWPLSSTGMLAFSFIGVLVFSGYILFDFNRMKHYGVTAEEVPLMALNLYLDFINLFISILRIFGILSRD
- the mscL gene encoding large conductance mechanosensitive channel protein MscL, which gives rise to MWNDFKNFAMRGNVLDLAVGVIIGAAFGKIVSSLVDDVIMPLFGLLLGGIHFKNLSFTFNDTKIMYGSFIQSIVDFLIIAFSIFIFIRFVNRFKKQEEKKAEISEVDSKEKLLTEIRDLLKEK
- a CDS encoding YhdT family protein; translated protein: MDHGSNSKDIRFKIAHREALIGVVLVVINFIWWFGFAYYLGSAPVEKYQYVFGLPAWFFYSCVVGFIVMVFMIILVVKLLFKEVPFEDGEGERTE
- the panF gene encoding sodium/pantothenate symporter, producing the protein MNWAVISPLIIFLLIIFIVGFWGSLYVKKSDSFLQEYFLGSRELGGFILAMTMTATYGSASSFIGGPGVAYTQGLGWVLLAMAQVATGYFVLMVLGKKFAIMARRYRAITLIDYLKERYQSTAVVLFSAVSMIIFLFSAMAAQWVGGARLIESLTGLSYTAALFIFALSVLVYVIIGGFRAVALTDAVQGIVMFGGTLILLVATIIAGGGIANMIADLKAENPNLISPYGFDGGLTPLYVSSFWILIGVGVVGLPQVTVRAMSYKNAKAMHRAIIIGTIVVGFIMLGMHLIGVFARAIIPGIEIGDKVMPLIVMEVLPPWLAGVVLAAPMAAIMSTVDSLLLLVSSAIVKDVYLNYIKPNAPPKQVKNMSLFVTTALGVLVFLMALNPPDLIIWLNLFSFGGLEAAFIWPIIFGLYWKTGNKYGALASMIVGVGSYIIIDRFYPNPFGMHTVVLPILFSFISYIAFSFLCKQRFSLSKETV